A portion of the Saccharomyces paradoxus chromosome XV, complete sequence genome contains these proteins:
- the LAS17 gene encoding actin-binding protein LAS17 (Actin assembly factor~similar to YOR181W): MGLLNSSDKEIIKRALPKTSNKIIDVTVARLYIAYPNKDEWQYTGLSGALALVDDLVGNTFFLKLVDISGHRGVIWDQELYVNFEYYQDRTFFHTFEMEECFAGLLFVDINEASHFLKRVQKRERYANRKTLLNKNAVALTKKVREEEKSQIVHGPRGESLIDNQRKRYNYEDAEAIPTTKHKAPPPPPPTTETFDSDQTSSFSDITSATASAPTTPAPALPPASPEVKKEEPHPKHSLPPLPNQFAPLPDPPQHNAPAQHNAASQSQTNPFPFPIPEASSTQSAANPFPFPVPQQQFNQAPLMGISQQNRPLPQLPNRNNRPVPPPPPMRATTEGSGARLPAPPPPPRRGPAPPPPPHRHVTSNTLNYANGNNLLPQATGRRGPAPPPPPRASRPAPNVMMQQNPQQYKSNQPFGYQTNSNMSSPPPPPMTTFNTLTPQMTATTGESAAPLPQIAQTPTQTTGVPMAPPPPPAFLGQSQTSQSATPAPVLPVLQSATNAAPPPPPAFLTQQPQSGGPPPPPPAFLTQQPQSGGPPPPPPPQMPAVSTSGGGSFAETTGDAGRDALLASIRGAGGIGALKKVDKSQLDKPSVLLQEARGDSVSPPAAAGNGGTAAGPPASLADALAAALNKRKTKVGAHDDMDNGDDW, from the coding sequence ATGGGGCTCTTAAATTCTTcagataaagaaattatcaAAAGGGCTCTACCAAAAACCTCGaataaaattattgatGTCACGGTGGCTAGACTTTACATTGCATACCCTAACAAAGACGAGTGGCAGTACACCGGACTCTCAGGAGCTCTCGCTCTAGTAGATGATCTTGTGGGTAATacattctttttgaaattggtTGACATCAGTGGCCATAGAGGAGTTATTTGGGATCAAGAATTGTATGTAAATTTCGAATACTATCAAGACCgtactttttttcatacGTTTGAAATGGAAGAATGCTTTGCAGGTTTACTATTTGTTGATATCAACGAGGCATCACACTTTTTAAAGAGGGTGCAAAAACGTGAAAGATACGCCAATAGGAAGACTTTGCTGAATAAAAACGCAGTAGCATTAACCAAGAAAgtaagagaagaagaaaaatctcAGATAGTTCACGGCCCAAGAGGAGAGTCGTTAATCGACAaccaaaggaaaagataTAACTACGAAGATGCGGAGGCAATACCAACTACAAAGCATAAAGCCCCTCCTCCCCCTCCGCCAACGACTGAAACATTTGATTCAGATCAAACAAGTTCGTTTTCCGATATCACTTCCGCAACAGCATCCGCACCGACTACCCCAGCCCCTGCTCTTCCTCCCGCATCTCCTGaagtaaagaaagaagaaccGCATCCCAAACATAGCTTACCGCCTTTACCAAATCAGTTTGCGCCTTTACCAGACCCTCCACAACACAATGCACCTGCTCAACATAACGCGGCTTCGCAATCTCAAACCAATCCATTTCCTTTCCCAATTCCTGAAGCTTCCTCGACGCAATCTGCAGCAAACCCATTTCCATTTCCGGTGCCTCAACAACAATTTAATCAGGCACCTCTGATGGGGATTTCACAGCAGAATAGGCCCCTTCCACAGTTGCCCAATAGAAATAATCGCCCTGTGCCACCTCCTCCACCAATGCGTGCCACTACTGAAGGTTCCGGCGCTCGCCTACCTGCACCTCCACCTCCGCCAAGGCGTGGACCAGCACCACCTCCTCCACCACATAGGCATGTAACTAGTAATACTCTCAATTATGCGAATGGAAATAACCTCCTTCCACAGGCTACTGGAAGAAGAGGGCCGgcaccaccaccaccgCCAAGAGCATCTCGCCCCGCACCTAACGTAATGATGCAACAAAATCCACAACAGTACAAATCTAACCAACCTTTTGGATACCAAACAAATAGCAACATGTCATCTCCACCACCCCCTCCAATGACAACTTTCAATACGCTAACACCGCAAATGACCGCAACAACTGGAGAATCTGCAGCTCCCCTACCTCAGATTGCTCAGACACCTACACAAACTACAGGGGTACCAATGGCGCCGCCACCTCCTCCGGCATTTTTAGGCCAGTCGCAGACATCTCAATCAGCAACCCCAGCACCTGTTCTGCCAGTGTTACAATCGGCGACAAATGCTGCACCACCTCCACCACCAGCATTCTTAACACAACAACCTCAATCTGGAGGacctcctcctcctccaCCAGCATTCTTAACACAACAACCTCAATCTGGAGGacctcctcctcctccaCCACCTCAAATGCCAGCTGTATCAACATCCGGAGGCGGTTCATTTGCTGAAACTACTGGAGATGCAGGTCGTGACGCATTGTTAGCTTCAATTAGAGGAGCAGGTGGTATAGGCGCCTTAAAAAAAGTGGACAAATCCCAGCTAGATAAACCTTCAGTCTTACTGCAAGAAGCACGTGGAGATTCCGTTTCACCACCAGCAGCAGCAGGAAATGGTGGCACAGCTGCTGGGCCTCCGGCTTCTTTGGCAGATGCGTTGGCAGCAGCTctgaacaaaagaaaaactaaagTGGGAGCACATGACGACATGGACAATGGAGATGATTGGTAA
- the RPS30B gene encoding 40S ribosomal eS30 domain-containing protein (Protein component of the small (40S) ribosomal subunit~similar to YOR182C), with translation MNRRTRANFERAIIVVNLATPCWRYAKVHGSLARAGKVKSQTPKVEKTEKPKKPKGRAYKRLLYTRRFVNVTLVNGKRRMNPGPSVQ, from the exons ATGAACAGGAGGACAAGggcaaattttgaaagggCGATTATTGTCGTTAATTTGGCCACACCATGTTGGAGATAT GCTAAAGTTCACGGTTCTCTAGCTCGTGCTGGTAAGGTTAAGTCTCAAACTCCAAAGGttgaaaaaactgaaaaacCAAAGAAACCAAAGGGTCGTGCTTACAAGAGATTATTGTACACCAGAAGATTCGTTAACGTTACCTTGGTTAATGGTAAGAGAAGAATGAATCCAGGTCCATCCGTCCAATAG
- the SER1 gene encoding O-phospho-L-serine:2-oxoglutarate transaminase (3-phosphoserine aminotransferase~similar to YOR184W) — MSLEREEPQHFGAGPAQMPTPVLQQAAKDLINFNDIGLGIGEISHRSKDATKVIEDSKKHLIELLNIPDTHEVFYLQGGGTTGFSSVATNLAAAYVGKHGKIAAAGYLVTGSWSQKSFEEAKRLHVPAEVVFNAKDYNGGKFGIIPDESLWEDKIKGKNFSYIYLCENETVHGVEWPELPKCLVNDPNIEIVADLSSDILSREIDISQYGVIMAGAQKNIGLAGLTLYIIKKSILKNISGASDETLHELGVPITPIAFDYPTVVKNNSAYNTIPIFTLHVMDLVFQHILKKGGVKAQQAENEEKAKILYEALDSNPDFYTVPVDPKCRSRMNVVFTLKKDGLDDQFLKEAAARKLTGLKGHRSVGGFRASIYNALSVKAVQNLVDFIKEFAEKNA, encoded by the coding sequence ATGTCTTTGGAAAGAGAGGAACCACAACACTTCGGAGCAGGGCCAGCTCAAATGCCCACACCAGTTTTACAACAAGCTGCTAAGGACTTAATAAACTTTAATGACATAGGTTTGGGTATCGGTGAAATTTCCCACCGTTCGAAGGATGCCACTAAGGTGATTGAAGACTCTAAAAAGCACTTAATTGAATTGCTAAATATTCCTGACACTCATGAAGTTTTCTACTTGCAAGGTGGTGGTACTACTGGTTTTTCATCTGTTGCTACTAACTTGGCAGCCGCATATGTGGGCAAGCACGGAAAGATTGCAGCAGCCGGTTATTTGGTCACCGGTAGTTGGTCTCAGAAATCTTTTGAGGAAGCAAAGAGATTGCATGTCCCAGCTGAGGTTGTCTTCAATGCTAAGGATTATAACGGTGGTAAATTTGGTATAATCCCAGATGAGTCTCTTTGGGAAGATAAAATCAAAGGTAAGAATTtctcatatatatacctgtgtgaaaatgaaactgTTCATGGTGTTGAATGGCCAGAGTTACCAAAATGCTTGGTAAACGACCCCAATATCGAAATCGTTGCCGACTTATCCAGTGACATTTTGTCTCGTGAGATTGACATTTCTCAATACGGTGTCATCATGGCTGGTgcccaaaaaaatattggttTAGCAGGCTTAACCCTATACATTATCAAGAAGTCCATTCTTAAGAACATTTCTGGCGCTTCTGATGAAACATTACATGAATTGGGAGTACCAATCACTCCTATTGCATTTGACTATCCAACAGTGGTGAAAAATAACTCAGCCTACAATACAATTCCAATCTTCACTTTACATGTTATGGATCTCGTTTTTCAACATATCTTGAAAAAGGGTGGTGTTAAAGCACAACAGgctgaaaatgaagaaaaggccAAGATACTATATGAGGCGTTGGATTCAAATCCAGACTTTTACACCGTCCCAGTGGATCCAAAATGTAGATCAAGAATGAACGTTGTTTTCACCCTCAAAAAGGATGGTCTTGATGACcaatttttaaaagagGCAGCTGCTCGTAAGTTAACGGGTTTAAAAGGTCATCGTTCAGTTGGTGGGTTCAGAGCCTCTATCTATAATGCACTCTCAGTAAAGGCTGTACAAAACTTAGTAGATTTTATTAAGGAATTTGCTGAGAAAAATGCTTAA
- the GSP2 gene encoding Ran GTPase GSP2 (GTP binding protein (mammalian Ranp homolog)~similar to YOR185C) yields MSAPAQNNAEVPTFKLVLVGDGGTGKTTFVKRHLTGEFEKKYIATIGVEVHPLSFYTNFGEIKFDVWDTAGQEKFGGLRDGYYINAQCAIIMFDVTSRITYKNVPNWHRDLVRVCENIPIVLCGNKVDVKERKVKAKTITFHRKKNLQYYDISAKSNYNFEKPFLWLARKLAGNPQLEFVASPALAPPEVQVDEQLMHQYQQEMDQATALPLPDEDDADL; encoded by the coding sequence ATGTCAGCACCTGCTCAAAACAATGCCGAGGTCCCCACTTTCAAGTTAGTTCTTGTCGGTGATGGTGGTACTGGTAAGACCACATTTGTGAAGAGACATTTGACCggtgaatttgaaaaaaaatacatcGCGACCATCGGAGTAGAAGTCCATCCTCTGTCTTTTTATACTAATTTCGGTGAGATTAAGTTCGACGTCTGGGATACCGCAGgccaagaaaaatttggtgGGCTAAGGGATGGTTATTACATCAATGCCCAATGTGCTATTATTATGTTCGATGTCACCTCCAGAATCACTTACAAGAATGTTCCTAATTGGCATCGAGACCTAGTCCGAGTGTGCGAAAATATTCCCATAGTGCTATGTGGTAATAAGGTCGATGTCAAAGAGAGAAAGGTCAAGGCTAAGACCATCACTTTCcatagaaaaaagaacttaCAGTATTATGACATTTCTGCCAAGTCTAActataattttgaaaagccTTTCTTGTGGCTAGCTAGAAAACTTGCCGGTAATCCACAATTGGAGTTTGTTGCGTCTCCTGCATTGGCTCCACCGGAAGTCCAAGTTGATGAGCAACTAATGCACCAATACCAGCAAGAAATGGACCAAGCCACTGCTTTACCATTAcctgatgaagatgatgctgatttataa
- a CDS encoding uncharacterized protein (similar to YOR186W): protein MTLFFKVFDISKINNSSTDEDPRDKILCNEHHPFEKGHFKATIRAFSDSIKLGLKGSSGPKGTVSIFENENTPHDLTAEDFKLQPVCMAFSWFVIGLVIVCLLLCITLVLTSQYQGENENYATEAIPSSNINDEEKQLSLLDMA from the coding sequence ATGActttgtttttcaaagtcTTCGATATCTCCAAGATAAATAATTCTTCCACGGATGAAGATCCTAGAGACAAGATACTGTGCAATGAGCATCACCCTTTTGAGAAGGGTCACTTTAAGGCCACCATACGAGCTTTCAGTGACAGCATTAAGCTAGGACTGAAGGGCAGTTCGGGGCCCAAAGGCACAGTCTCTATATTCGAGAATGAAAATACGCCACACGATCTCACGGCGGAAGATTTCAAGTTGCAGCCGGTCTGTATGGCCTTTTCCTGGTTTGTTATTGGTCTCGTTATCGTTTGCTTACTACTTTGCATCACGCTTGTGCTAACATCACAATATCAAGgcgaaaatgaaaattacGCTACGGAAGCTATACCATCAAGTAATATCAACGACGAGGAAAAGCAATTATCGCTTCTCGACATGGCTTAG